In Kordia antarctica, the following proteins share a genomic window:
- a CDS encoding RNA polymerase sigma factor: MENTHAGTHNIKGLVKGDELAQKAVYEALAPKMLAACQNFISDKTVAEEAMNNGFVKVFFNIKKYKSEGSFEGWVRKIMVRESLSFLRKKKFRIASQSEEILQKQKTYQKPMEETSEIQRLIEQLPMEFKLVFNLYAIEGYTHKEIAALLKIPEATSKTRLFRARTILKDQLQTTKQSNGRL, encoded by the coding sequence TTGGAAAACACACACGCAGGAACACATAACATAAAAGGTTTAGTCAAGGGCGATGAACTAGCGCAAAAAGCAGTTTATGAAGCTCTTGCGCCTAAAATGTTGGCTGCGTGTCAAAACTTTATTTCCGATAAAACAGTTGCAGAAGAAGCTATGAACAATGGTTTTGTAAAAGTCTTTTTCAATATAAAAAAATACAAATCAGAAGGAAGCTTTGAAGGTTGGGTTCGTAAAATTATGGTGCGCGAAAGTTTATCTTTTCTGCGAAAGAAAAAATTCCGTATTGCTTCTCAAAGTGAGGAAATTCTACAAAAGCAAAAAACCTACCAAAAACCGATGGAAGAAACGTCGGAAATTCAACGACTCATTGAACAACTTCCGATGGAATTTAAACTCGTTTTCAACCTATATGCAATAGAAGGATACACACACAAAGAAATAGCAGCGTTGCTAAAAATACCAGAAGCAACCTCCAAAACACGTTTATTCAGAGCGCGCACAATTTTAAAAGACCAATTACAAACCACAAAACAATCCAATGGAAGACTTTGA
- a CDS encoding LVIVD repeat-containing protein: MKLTYVFLFLVGCLFISCSSDDQQYEYYNVATPITLSVAELRSSVAVLPSQNIVESGKIYAYEQYIFVNDKDKGVHVIDNRNPLQPIKINFLKIPLNRDISIKNNYLYADSGMDLVVFNIADINNIQQIGRVEDVIENYNVEYPENAQLFEWEGYDYATDIIVGWNVVVERREIINYDYESINVSSSGGDVATGSGGSLARFKIVDDYLYAIDASKINVFDIQNLTSPVKVNETYVTWEAETIFHTDNKLFIGTRSGMFIYDISQPSSPQYISDFDHLKFCDPVVVDGNYAYVTLRAGASCMDGETQMLESRLEIINISDIYNPQLEQTYFMDEPYGLGIKGNRLFICDGASGLKVYNKLDVSSLQLLQNYANINAYDVIPLGDKLLMIGANTLTQYNYTDTGIELLSEFTIQ; encoded by the coding sequence ATGAAACTTACCTATGTATTTTTATTTTTAGTCGGATGTCTTTTTATATCGTGTTCCTCTGACGATCAGCAATATGAGTATTACAATGTAGCAACACCAATAACGTTGAGTGTTGCAGAATTACGATCTTCCGTAGCAGTTTTACCTTCACAAAATATTGTAGAATCTGGAAAAATATATGCGTATGAGCAGTATATTTTTGTAAATGATAAAGATAAAGGTGTGCATGTAATTGATAATAGAAATCCTTTGCAACCAATAAAGATCAACTTTCTTAAAATTCCATTAAACAGAGATATTTCTATAAAAAATAATTATTTATACGCTGATAGCGGAATGGACTTAGTGGTTTTTAATATTGCCGATATAAATAACATTCAGCAAATTGGACGCGTGGAAGATGTCATTGAAAACTACAATGTTGAATATCCTGAAAACGCTCAATTGTTTGAATGGGAAGGCTATGATTATGCTACCGATATTATTGTTGGTTGGAATGTTGTCGTAGAACGCAGAGAAATTATAAATTATGATTACGAATCCATTAATGTAAGTTCTTCAGGCGGCGATGTTGCTACTGGAAGTGGCGGATCGTTAGCGCGATTTAAAATTGTTGATGATTATTTATATGCGATTGATGCTAGTAAAATAAATGTATTTGATATTCAAAACTTAACGTCGCCTGTAAAGGTTAATGAAACGTATGTTACTTGGGAAGCAGAAACTATTTTTCATACTGATAACAAATTATTTATCGGAACTAGATCGGGAATGTTTATTTACGACATTTCACAACCAAGTTCGCCACAATACATTTCAGATTTTGATCATTTAAAATTTTGTGATCCTGTCGTTGTAGACGGAAACTACGCATATGTAACGCTTCGTGCTGGCGCAAGTTGTATGGACGGCGAAACGCAAATGCTAGAAAGTAGATTGGAAATTATAAACATTTCAGACATTTACAATCCACAATTAGAACAAACCTATTTTATGGACGAACCTTATGGTTTAGGAATCAAAGGAAATAGATTGTTTATTTGCGATGGCGCTTCTGGCTTAAAAGTATACAACAAATTAGATGTATCAAGCTTGCAATTACTACAAAACTATGCAAACATTAACGCATACGATGTAATTCCTTTAGGAGACAAATTACTAATGATTGGAGCCAACACACTCACACAATACAACTACACAGATACAGGAATTGAACTTCTGAGCGAGTTTACAATTCAGTAA
- the miaB gene encoding tRNA (N6-isopentenyl adenosine(37)-C2)-methylthiotransferase MiaB has protein sequence MEKIIDEDKQGASIVLAENPKNTRKLYIESYGCQMNFADSEVVASILAKEGFNTTNRLEEADLVLVNTCSIRDKAEQTVRKRLEKYNAVKRINPKMKVGVLGCMAERLKSKFLEEEKIVDMVVGPDAYKDLPNLLQEIDAGRDAINVVLSKDETYGDISPVRLNSNGINALVSITRGCDNMCTFCVVPFTRGRERSRDPQSILEEIEELSAKNFKEITLLGQNVDSYLWYGGGLKKDFVKASEMQKATAVDFSKLLDLVAIKFPKLRIRFSTSNPQDMHEDVFHIMAKHRNICKHIHLPVQSGSDRILKEMNRLHTREEYFTLIDKIRQILPGCGISQDLIAGFPTETEQDHQDTLSLMDYVKYDFGYMFTYSERPGTMAERKMEDDIPEATKKRRLAEIIELQRSHSAYRTKLHLHTIQEVLIEGTSKKSDGHWMGRSSRNTVVVFPKENYQPGDFVNVKIHDCTSATLIGEPVALSENN, from the coding sequence ATAGAAAAGATTATAGACGAAGACAAACAAGGAGCATCTATTGTTTTAGCTGAAAATCCAAAGAATACCCGAAAGCTATACATTGAAAGTTATGGTTGTCAAATGAATTTTGCCGATAGCGAAGTAGTTGCTTCTATTTTGGCGAAAGAAGGATTTAATACCACAAATCGTTTGGAAGAAGCTGATTTGGTGTTAGTAAATACGTGTTCTATTAGAGATAAAGCAGAACAAACCGTTCGGAAACGTCTGGAAAAATACAATGCCGTTAAACGAATAAATCCGAAAATGAAAGTTGGCGTTTTGGGTTGTATGGCAGAACGCTTAAAGAGTAAATTTTTAGAAGAAGAAAAAATTGTAGATATGGTCGTTGGACCAGATGCATATAAAGATTTACCAAATTTACTCCAAGAAATTGACGCAGGACGAGACGCCATTAATGTAGTATTATCTAAAGATGAAACGTACGGTGATATTTCGCCAGTTCGCTTAAACAGCAATGGAATTAACGCCTTAGTTTCTATTACCAGAGGTTGCGATAATATGTGTACATTTTGTGTAGTTCCGTTTACACGTGGACGCGAACGTAGTCGTGATCCGCAATCAATTTTAGAGGAAATTGAAGAATTATCAGCTAAAAACTTTAAAGAAATTACGCTTTTAGGTCAAAATGTAGATAGTTATTTATGGTACGGCGGCGGCTTGAAGAAAGATTTTGTAAAAGCTTCTGAAATGCAAAAAGCAACTGCGGTAGATTTTTCTAAATTGTTGGATTTGGTTGCGATCAAATTTCCAAAATTAAGAATCCGTTTTTCTACATCGAATCCGCAAGATATGCACGAAGATGTGTTTCATATTATGGCAAAACATAGAAACATTTGCAAACATATTCACTTGCCAGTACAAAGCGGAAGTGATCGTATTTTAAAAGAAATGAATCGTTTGCATACGCGCGAAGAATATTTTACGTTGATAGATAAAATTCGTCAAATATTACCAGGTTGTGGAATTTCGCAAGATTTAATTGCTGGTTTTCCAACAGAAACAGAACAAGATCATCAAGATACACTTTCATTGATGGACTATGTAAAATATGATTTCGGATATATGTTTACCTATTCAGAACGTCCAGGAACGATGGCGGAACGAAAAATGGAAGATGATATTCCAGAAGCAACAAAAAAGCGAAGACTTGCAGAAATTATTGAACTGCAACGCTCGCATAGCGCTTATAGAACCAAATTACATCTACACACGATACAAGAAGTTTTGATTGAAGGAACTTCAAAAAAATCGGACGGACATTGGATGGGAAGAAGTTCTCGAAATACGGTGGTGGTTTTTCCTAAAGAAAACTATCAACCAGGTGATTTTGTAAATGTAAAAATACACGATTGTACATCAGCAACCTTAATTGGTGAGCCAGTTGCACTTTCAGAAAATAACTAA